A segment of the Piliocolobus tephrosceles isolate RC106 unplaced genomic scaffold, ASM277652v3 unscaffolded_41218, whole genome shotgun sequence genome:
AGGGAGTGGGCAGCCTCTGAGGAATCCCTGTGTCCAGCCCTGAATACCAGAGAACTGCAGACTTCATTGGAGACATCCCCTTACAGGAAGCCAGGGTCCTCTCACAGGACGTGCAGTCTGCACTGTTAGAGTAGACATTTGTGGAACTTTTGCCCAAGTCAAGGAGGAGAAAGAACCCAAATGCAGGAGGAAAGCTACCATAGACAATGACATAGTCGTCTCTGCATTTAGCTTCATCCTGATTGCTGACTTTTAGAAAGTGGTACAGAAAATTTCTACTCCCTAACGAAACTAGGCAGGCAGTGGTGCCATAATGAGGATAGTCTGTGACTCCAGAGTTTATTATCCATGTACCACATAACATCAACTTTTCCTCAAGTTTCTTGGGGAGAAGCCATTAGGTCCACTTCATGACATGCATGATACGTAAGTGAAAGTCATCGCTAGCCAGGTAAGAACCCGTAgacactgtctctctctccacctctggGCTGCAGTACGAGGAGCTGCAGGTCACAGCAGGCAGACATGGGGACGACCTGCGCAACACCAAGCAGGAGATTGCTGAGATCAACCGCATGAtccagaggctgagatctgagatcgACCACGTCAAGAAGCAGGTATAGTGAGGGGCAATGGAGGAGAAaagcatcattttttttattaggtCATGAGGCAGCAGTCAATCATCATTTAGTAAAATTCTTTGGGAATTGAGTgagaagcagagaaggaaagacaTGCAGTTCCTAGGCTCAATGAGAACACTCTGGTTCAGAGACATGGATCACACCCAAGGACATGAAACAATCACCTGGGCAGAAGCACTCTCACCTGGTCAAAGATGTAAAAGTATAGTCTAGAGGCATTGGAAGGGCTTATGTAAGAAGACTGATTGACTTTGGAATTGCAAAGGACCAAGTTGGGTGAGGTGTCAGGTCAGAAAGCATGAGTAACATTGTTACAAATCTGCTCAAGGTTCACCgtgaaaaagaaagtgaaaccaAAGCCATGAGGAAGGAAAACATGGCCCAAGCAGGTGAGAGAatgtgaggcaggaggaaggcaaGGTCTCAACAGCTTCATGTGAAAACTCATCATCTCAGTTGACGATGTTTGCAAATTATTGTGGCATCCATACAAGATCATCAAAAatggttttggttttgctttggaGACAACACTTAATGTCCTTGGTCTTCTGTCCACTCTGGCATCTTCCATGGGTCATCTCCCACATCTTTAGGCAGGGGAGTTAACACAAAGGGGCACAGGATTTTATCATGTGACTGCAGACATAAAAAGCTTGAAGATAGTAAAAAGGCTAGACAGGAAGTGTCAGAGCTCATTTACCATCAATTCTGGGTTCCTGGTACCTTCTTCACTGGAAAGGAACCAGCCAGGTTTAGTCTCCTCTGGAAGACCAGATGACAagttctttccattcctttcccctCTTAGTGTGCCAACCTGCAGGCCGCCATTGCTGACGCTGAGCAGCGTGGGGAGATGGCACTCAAGGATGCCAAGAATAAGCTGGAAGGGCTGGAGGACGCCCTACAGAAGGCCAAGCAGGACCTGGCCCGACTGCTGAAGGAGTACCAGGAGCTGATGAATGTCAAGCTGGCCTTGGACGTGGAGATCGCCACGTACCGCAAGCTGCTGGAGGGCGAGGAGTGCAGGTGGGTAACTGACGCGGCTTCCTCCAACAGCTGAGTCCATCTGCAACGTTCCTGGCACTGAGCACAACTTTAAGGTGCACTGCCCAAGACCATAATTGCTATTCTTGGGAGAAAACTAAGTTTTCTGGTAGGCTCTTCCACCCACCAAGGCTTCCCGTGCTCCTCCGGGGAAGGGCTCTCTGAGGTCTCACCCTCCCTGTGTTTCTCCCCACAGGCTGAATGGCGAAGGCGTTGGACAAGTCAACATCTGTAAGTACCTTTGCTTGCCTTCCTCCCCTGCCCTTGCACTCTTCTGACTGGGCTCAGGCTGACAGGATGAGCTCACCGTGGCTTCTTGTGTCCTTGTCCGCCTCCCCACCACAGCTGTGGTGCAGTCCACCGTCTCCAGTGGCTATGGCGGTGCCAGCGGTGTCGGCAGTGGCTTAGGCCTGGGTGGAGGAAGCAGCTACTCCTATGGCAGTGGTCTTGGCGTTGGAGGTGGCTTCAGTTCCAGCAGCGGCAGAGCCATTGGGGGTGGCCTCAGCTCTGTTGGAGGCGGCAGTTCCACCATCAAGtacaccaccacctcctcctccagcagGAAGAGCTACAAGCACTGAAGTGCTGCCACTGGCTCTCGGTCCCACAGTTCTCAGGCCCCTCTCTGGCTGCAGAGCCCTCTCCTCAGGTTGCTTGTCCTCTCCTGGCCTCCAGTCTCCCCTGTCCTCCCAGGTAGAGCTGGGGATGGATGCTTAGTGCCCTCACTTCGTCTGTCTATACCAGCCCCATCTGAGCACCCATTGCTCACCATCAGATCAACCTCTGATTTTACATCATGATGTAATCACCACTGGAGCTTCACTctgttattaaattattaatttcttgCCTCCAAAATTGTTATCTCTGAGGCTGAGCATGATAAGAAAATGATCTCTGCTCCTTTTCATTACTGAAAACTGCCTGGGGCTTATATCGGAACAACTTCCACTTATTTTCCATTGGCCCCCAAACTCCCTACCTTAAAAGTATTGTGAACCCCCCCTGCAGTATCCATAGAAGCGCAAGTGACTAGTCGTATGATGTATACAGTCTGTCTCCCTGTGATGAATTCTCTGCTCTTTGCTCTTTGTAATTTCTaaataaagcagattttaaaGTAATGCATGTACCAATATTTCTTCAGGTTTTTCAGTTTAcaaatgcctttttatttttaactgataatCCATATCCCCATGTGCTTAAACCTTCTCCTTTAGAGAGGTTCAATTAACAGCACTATGGCATCCTGATATTCAGGTCTCTTCTCAGATCAAATTCCTCCTAAATGTTTGGCAAGTGGAGTGGGAGTCATTTGGTCCACCACGATTGTCCACTCTTGTTTTACTATATGTAGGAACTGGCAGCCCAGTCCCTCTGACTTGGTCTCTGAGACTACTCCTCCTTATACACGGGCGCTTGGCCTAAATGCCCAGGTGGAGAAACATTTTTGGCCAAATAGAATAAAAGtcatttgagaagaaaataagatactTTATTTATACTTAGAATTGCCCCATGACtaagaaaattatttgacaaGGTGTATCAACAGCAATCAATATGTGCCTACTTAGAACTGAAATTACACCTCTGGAAATGTATCCTGAGGAGAACGTGCAAATGCAGAAAGCTATACGCACATGGATATGCACCACAGTAATCTTCACAACGGGGAAATGGGACATTAAAGCTGATACAATTAAAATCCAAAcagctgggggcggtggctcacacctgtaatccccatactttgggaagctgaggtgggtggatcacctgaggtcaggagtttgagaccagcctagccaatatggtgaaatctcgtctctactaaaaatataaaaattagttgagcatggtggtgggcaccaatcccagctactcggaaggctgaggcaggagaatcacttgaacccgggagcaggagggaggttgcagtgagctgagatcacgctgctgtactccagcctgggcaacagagcaagactctgtcttgaaaaataaattgaaaaatgaaaaaaaaaaaatccaaacagcCAGGCACAAAACTCACATGCTTATTCCTTGAAATGGGAAAGCAAAACAAGAATGGAAATTCCCTCCCTTTCGTACTCTAAGCCTCTCACAGACATTCCATGAAACCAAGTCTGTTTATCAGAAGAGACAGTTATATTCCTCCCTCAGGAGTGAAATGGCCTGTCTGTGAACTGGACTGGCATCTCTGAATGGCTgaggaaagtctcaggatatgaGCGGATGGTCAGCTAGTGTTGCCTTTGGGCCACCTCAGTTCCTGTTTTCCTCATGAGTGACAATTATCCCCCTAACATTCTGGCTCTCACATCACTAGAGACATTTTATTTGGTTGGCAAATTCACAGAAGGTGTTTCAGGATCCTGCTGTGTCAGATTCCCACTGTGTTCACCCTTAGGCTTTTCCTCAGCAACATGGGCAGCTTCCGACATTGATGTCTCCTCATTGCCCTCCAGACCTCCCCAACAGCACACATGTCGTAACTGACCCAAGCCCACTGACAAATACAGTTATATACTCATGAGgtataatgaaaaggaaaataactgaCAAGATAAATTATCTAGGATGTAGAAATATACCAAAAGGAGGTTAAAAAcaatgtgcatatatgtgtatccatataaaaaataaaaatcttatagTATATGGACATTCAAAGCATaataaaggaaaactacaaatGAACAAACTTGAAACTTCGATGAAATGCACCAAATCCTTGAAAGACACAGGTTACCAAAATTCACACAGGGAGAAATAGATTGGAATAGTCACataactattaaataaattgaatcaataatttatAGCCTCTCTAAAAGAAAGTACCAGGCCCAGATATTTTTATTGGTTAattctattaacatttaaaaatgaaatgataccGATTGTCTACAATGTCTTCTGGGAAACAGATGCAGAGAGAACAGTTTATAACTCATTCTACAGAGGTCGGTATTACTCTAACACCAAAACTAGATAACGacattttgagaaaagaaaactatagaccaataccTTTTATAAACATAGACGCAAAATTGctcaacaaaatattaccaaatttaATCCTACCAAGTACTTAAAAGTTATACACCATAACTAACCAGGATTTATCATGTATGTGTGAGGCTAGTGTAACATTCAAAGCCATCAATAAAATCTACCATATCAGaggactaaaaaagaaaaatcatataactatatcaattgatgcagaaaaagttGATTATATAACCCAACACCGATTCATGTTTCAAAGGAAACAAGCCTGTCAGCAAACAAGAAATGGAGGGCAACTTCCTCAACTTGGTGaagaacataagaaaaataaaaaatcccattgttaacatcatatttaatagtGAGAGACTAGGCCGTTTTCGCATAGTTCGAGAGCAAGGCAGACATGTCCCCTCTCTCCACTGTCACTCGCATTGTACTGGAAGTTTAACTGTAgcaataaaagtaatatatattagaaattaaaaaaaaaactctctttaTTCTCATACGACATTTAGTCAATgtagaaaatttcaaagaatctACCAGTACTTTCCTGGCAGCAATAAGCAAAGACAGCAAAGTTGCAGGCCACGAGATTACTAGACAAAAGTAAGTACTTtcttatataccagcaatgaggaactgaaatttgaaattaaaaatcaataccaTTCACAATAACACCAAAAGATTAAATGCTTAggcataaatctaacaaaatataaagAGACTCCGTAAGAGGAAAACTACtaaataatgatgaaataaatcaaagatataaataaatgaagagataatcCAGATTGGTAGATTGGAAGACTCAGAATTATTAAGCTGTCAATTCTCTCTAAATTGATacatagattcaacacaatcccaattAAAATCCCAGCAAACTATTGTGTAAATATCAATAAACTGgataaagtttatatgaaaaggcaaagGATCTTTGCAAGGTGATAAGTGAAACAAGTGTAGTGGTGAGGtcacattatgcatttgtcaaaatccatagaattttggggggattttaaaaattaatatcattttaaattgacaaaaacaaaattgcataAATTTATGacgtacaatatgatgtttttatatatgtacaaaatatgaaatgattaaatcaagttaCTTAATATATCTATCACCTTGCTTTATCATTTTCTGtggtgagacatttgaaatttactttcttagctattttgaaatatgcaatatattattattgatgATTGTCACCCTGCTGCACAATAGATCTCAAAACTTATTCCTCTCATCTAACTGAAATTGTGCTCTTTGACCAGCAATTCCCATTCtatcccatccccaccccctcccccagtctctcataaccatcattctactctaaacTTCCATAAGTTCCTCTCTTCTACATAACACCaataagtgagaccatgcagtatttgtcatcctatgtctggcttatttctcttagcataatgtctgCCAGGTTTATCTATATTGTCTttactttttagagcagttttaggttcacagtaaaattgcCCAGAGGTACAAAAGCTTACCATATACCCACTGCCCACACAAATTCATAGCCTCACTCACTATCAACagcccccaccagagtggtacatttgttacaatcaaatCTATATTGACGTGTCATTATTAACCAAAGTCCAAGCTTACAGTAGGGTTAACTCTTgctgttgtacattctatggttATGAAAAATGGATAACATGTATCTACCACTATAGTATCATACAAATtcatttcactgccctaaaaaatcTTCTGTGCTCCACCTGTTTATCTTTCCCAACTAAGTCTTGGCAGCCAAGGATCTTTTCACTGTCTtcattgcttttttccttttccagcgtgtcatatagttggaatcatacagtatgcagccttttcaggttggcttctttcacctagtaatatgcatttaagtttcctctatgtgttttcatggcttgatagctcatttcattttagtattgaataatatttcattgtcttgaTGGGCCACAGTTGACTtaccattcacctactgaaagaTATGTTGGTTGTTTCCTAGTTTGGGAAATTaggaataaagctactataaatatCTGTGTGCAGGCTTTTTGATGGGCACTGGTTtttaactcatttgggtaaacacCAAAGCATGCAGTTGCTGAATTGtgtggtaagagtatgtttagttttgtaagaaactgccagacactcttccaaggtagccataccattttgcattgcaatgaatgagagttcctgttgctccacatccttgccagcatttggtatggtcagtgttctggatttagctattctaataggcatgtagtgatatctcattgtgctaatttgcattgctctgatgaCCTATGCTCATTTACTATTTGTATATCTGCATTGGTGATGGGTCTGTTAAAGACTTTGGCCCATTTTATAATCAATGTAttacttattattaattttaagagttctttgtacagTTTGGATAACCATCCTTTATCGAATATATCTTTtaccaatattttcttccagtctgtgactTGAATTCTCATTCTCTTGGTAGTGTGTTTTGCAGAGCTgaagttttattaataattttaatgaagccCATTTTATCAGTTATCTCTTTCATGATTCCTGACTTTGGTATTGTATCTAAAATGTCATTGTCATACCTAAGGTTATCTAAgctttctcctatgttatcttttaGGAGCTTTacagttttgcattttgcatttagaGTTATGATCCattctaagttaatttttgtggcGAGTATACGCCCCGTatccaaatttgtttttctacatgtagatatccagttattccagcactaATTGTTGACAAGGCTGTCTttgtattgcctttgcttctttgacaaagatcagttgattatatTTATGTAGATCAaattctgggctctctattttgttccttaatctatttgtctattctttcaccaataccacagtGTCTTTGTTACTGTAGTTTCATAGTAAGTCTTAAAGTAGGATGCTTGTAGTCCTCTGACTTCCTTCTCCTTCAGTATTGTGttagctattctgggtctttcgCCTCACCAtaaaaactttagaatcagtttgttgatatccaCAAAGTAATTTGCTGGGATTTTATGGGGGAAACTCATAGAATTTTATACTGTGGGATTTTTATTAGGGAAAACTCATAGAATTTTATACTGCAGAGTAAACCTTAATGTtcgaaatttttaaaaaatgatttatgaGATTGAGAGATCCTAGAATGGAATGTACAATGTGGCAAAAGGATCTAACTatattacaaatgtatgaaataaTCTCCCTGAAGTGGATGGGGAGAAAAAAGGCTGACATTAGGAACTCTGGAAGTGAGTGGAGTCTATGAGACTAAAGGCAAAGAAACTTGTAAGAACTGTATGTCAGTATTGTACTTAAGTTGATAAGGTTGCTTCCCATGGTGGGATGACTAACAATTCTGA
Coding sequences within it:
- the LOC113223403 gene encoding keratin, type II cytoskeletal 6A-like, producing MNKVELQAKADTLTDEINFLRALYEAELSQMQTHISDTSVVLSMDNNRNLDLDSIIAEVKAQYEEIAQRSRAEAESWYQTKYEELQVTAGRHGDDLRNTKQEIAEINRMIQRLRSEIDHVKKQCANLQAAIADAEQRGEMALKDAKNKLEGLEDALQKAKQDLARLLKEYQELMNVKLALDVEIATYRKLLEGEECRLNGEGVGQVNISVVQSTVSSGYGGASGVGSGLGLGGGSSYSYGSGLGVGGGFSSSSGRAIGGGLSSVGGGSSTIKYTTTSSSSRKSYKH